DNA from Homo sapiens chromosome 1, GRCh38.p14 Primary Assembly:
cttttaattgggtGTAAATTTGAACTTCAACAtcataaaaattagtaaaattcattttaagcACAAAGTTGTTAATTCCCCCAAGATTTATCAAGAATGGCTTAATTTCAAAGGCTGTCAAGTTAATTATAAGCTAAGATTTTCCAGTTGCACCAAGGGTATATTTTATTTGGCAAAAGAAACATCCACTGGCTTTTGTCAGGATGAGTCTTGAGTTATTCAAGTTTTGAACTGAGAGGTCTTCAGAAATTCACCCCACATATTAACTGTGGCCTTCTCTACACCACAAATTCCCCTCCACTCATCCTCAAATTGTTTCCTTTCTCAGAACATCTGTGACACAAAGACTGTGACACACCCACAGGTCGATTAACATGAGGACCCAACACCTATTAAAACATCCACACTCCTGAGAACACTAAAAACCAACCACCTCGTCAGGTCCCACCTCCAGTCTCGCTGAATCAGGAAACCTCAAGAGAAGCACCTGGAAGCAGGTTTAACAAGcgcaaggccgggcgcggtggctcacgcctgtaatcccagcactttgggaggccgaggcgggcggatcacgaggtcaggagatcgagaccatcccggctaaaacggtgaaaccccgtctctactaaaaatacaaaaaattagccgggcgtagtggcggacgcctgtagtcccagctacttgggaggctgaggcaggagaatggcgtgaacccgggaggcggagcttgcagtgagccgagatcccgccagtgcactccggcctgggcgacagagcgagactccgtctcaaaaaaaaaaaaaaaaacaagcgcaaaggtgactcttataattgggaaagtttggaaccaaGACAGGGTTCTTGTCCTGGAGGAAGTATTTTCCTGTGGAGAAGGACCTGTAAACAGCCTATGAAGTGCTCAGCTTTCACCAAGAAAAACATGGGCTGATAGGGTTAAGGAAAAGTTTGACTGAAGAGGATTAAATCCTGAAGGTTAGGGATGTCTTTGGGCGCTGGGGTCTCTCAATCACCAAAGATAGACATTACAGGCCAGGTAGCTCTTTGTCCCCCCAGAGGACTGTCCTGTGCCTTATGCTTAGCACTCCTGGCCTCTGCCCATTGGATACTTCTAGCACctcccccccaacacacacacacctgacaaCCCAAAACATCTACAGATATTGCCAAATACTCCacagggggtggggtggtggcaATATATCTCCCTGTTTGAAGTCACTGGAATGGAAGTTAGGGGAGGATGGCTAAGTCAGGACTTGCAAAAAGGCTAAGGGACGAAAGCACATGGCTATATTAGACAAAGTTTGTGACAGACGCCTGTAGGTATATGGTAAGGAAAACAGATTAAAACACTAAGAAATAGTAAGAGGTTGGACCGAGGGTTTCTCATCTGTATGGGAAATCTCATCTCGTTCATTActttcagaaacaaaaaggaaaacgaCTTTAAAGATACAGGTTAAAGGCTGAAGGGGTGTAGAACCACCCCCcgcctccttccctccatccctcccaaaTATCCCAGAACGAGTCAAACCTTTCTAATCTCGTAGCACAGATAACAAGCAACTCAGTAAGACTAGACGGGGATGACTGAGGGCCAACTCATTACAGGACTACAGGAAACTCCTTAGTCCTAAACCCGAATGCATCCGTGACCATGGTAACACTCCCTACCTGACCAAAAGCTATCAAACGCTCTGACAAGTGTTTACAGCTGCTTTCTCGATTACTGAAGTGGCTCTGAAAAGAGCCTTTGGGGTTAGGTGGTTGATCTATTGCGTCCCTTGCACACTCTTACTTCGAGCTGGTGTACTTGGTGACCGCCTTGGTGCCCTCGGACACGGCGTGCTTGGCCAGCTCGCCGGGCAGCAGCAGGCGCACGGCCGTCTGGATCTCGCGGGACGTGATGGTGGAGCGCTTGTTGTAGTGCGCCAGGCGGGACGCCTCTCCCGCGATGCGCTCGAAGATGTCGTTGACGAAGGAGTTCATGATGCCCATGGTCTTGGACGAGATGCCGGTGTCGGGGTGGACCTGCTTCAGCACCTCCTACACGTAAACGGAGTAGCTCTCCTTGCGGCTGCGCTTGCGCTTCTCGCCGTCCTTCTTCTGCACTTTCGTAACAGCCTTTTTGGAGCCCTTCTTGGGAGCAGGAGCGGATTTCGCTGGATCCGGCATTTTTGCGCgaaaaaagagaacagagacTTAAAGAAGTAATCCGAACTACCGCAAAACGGGCTGGTTATGCGCTACTTATAGAGCCTGTATGCAAATGAAGACTCGCAAAGTGCTGCGCTTTAATTGGTTAACTTACAACGGTGTCGTCAGAGGGGGTGGAGTCTATGTAAATAATAGATTCTAGTCTTGCTTCCTTAATGGTCACTGTAACAAAAGTCTTGTTATCCAATCAGAATGGTCCATTTCACACTAACCAGTTTTAAGCTAGGTGAAGCGATAGTTTCAACGGCTTGaggtttttttcttggttttcacTTTCCATTAGACTTGCATACGGAAGAAATCTTAACGCCAGCTAGACAAGTTAACTCTCTTGCCtcgtttttgcatttttattctatactttgtggaaatttttttctcttccttgaaaTACTACCTCacccacacatttttaaaaatcgcCAGATATTTACTCCCGCCCGCTTAAATTACTATTCTGGCTTGGACACCGCCTGTAGTATGCAATGAGGAAGATGCTGAGCTTTAATTAAGCTTATAGTTCCTAAATAAACCAGGAAAcgagtttataatttttaagggaCTCGCCCCACCCTTACACTCAGGATCTTCCACATCTAGAAACTCCCCATAGTCTCTTGCCCCCATGCAAAACTTTACCCACAGAATTGGGAGCCGGACCTCTAGCCTTAAACCAGCGTGAAAAGGCTCGGCCGGAACCACAAGGACCATGCCTCTGCGGCTTTCTCTACTGCCGGCCAACTCACGGCTGGGCTTTGGGTTCTGTAACGTCACCCACCACGAGTGCCCCTGGCCCCTGACCGCTGCGCAAGGCAGACGCACATCAGATGGAGAGCCGGTACAGCTGCTCTTGATGAAAACGGCAGTGGCTCTGAAAAGAGCCTTTAGATCGACCACTTAAAAATATACCTTAGGCCCGCTCCCCGCGGATGCGGCTGACCAACTGGATGTCCTTGGGCATGATGGTCACGCGCTTGGCATGGATGGCGCACAGGTTCGTGTCTTCGAACAGCCCCACCAGGTAGGCCTCTCTGGCCTCCTGCAGCGCCATCACGGCCGAGCTCTGGAAGCGCAGGTCCGTCTTAAACTCCTGCGCGATCTCGCGTACCAGCCGCTGGAAGGGCAGCTTGCGGATCAGCAGCTCCGTAGACTTCTGATAGCGCCGGATCTCCCGCAGAGCCACGGTGCCGGGCCGGTAGCGGTGCGGCTTCTTCACCCCGCCCGTGGCCGGCGCGCTCTTGCGGGCCGCTTTGGTAGCCAGCTGCTTCCTCGGGGCCTTGCCGCCGGTCGACTTGCGGGCAGTCTGCTTAGTACGGGCCATGCTGTCTCATTGATACGAGAGGGTCTAGGCAGTCGTATTTATAGACATAGCCTCCTCTTGATTGGGCCTGAAAAGGAAATTTTCAAACTTGTGATCTCATTGGTTAAAATTCAGTCCTCTTTACTGGGGCGGAAGATTGTTCTGCTAATCTTTCTTC
Protein-coding regions in this window:
- the H3-7 gene encoding histone H3-7, with amino-acid sequence MARTKQTARKSTGGKAPRKQLATKAARKSAPATGGVKKPHRYRPGTVALREIRRYQKSTELLIRKLPFQRLVREIAQEFKTDLRFQSSAVMALQEAREAYLVGLFEDTNLCAIHAKRVTIMPKDIQLVSRIRGERA